In Pantanalinema sp., the following proteins share a genomic window:
- a CDS encoding KamA family radical SAM protein yields the protein MQTAENAPKVYSEESVPHLKPPAPAEAFAHRNVRQGEFWREIPAYRDVDEATFLSHLWQGKHSITTVEKLIETIQELAPADFVEDARAGFAKAPMSVRVSPYMLALIDWKDPYKDPIRTQFLPLGSRLMPDHPELTLDSLHEQEDAPTPGLTHRYHDKALFLPLDICPVYCRFCTRSYAVGMNTEEVEKVQLSPSAARWAKAFQYISERPELEDIVISGGDTYQLSAKNIRLIGETLVNMPNVRRMRFATKGPAVMPMKIISDTEWFNAICDVADMGRKMGKEVVLHTHFNHPNEITWITEKAMRMFFERGVYVRNQTVLQRGVNDTKETMQLLVKRLGHINVHPYYVYMHDMVKGVEDLRTTIQTALDIEKWVRGSTAGFNTPTFVCDAPGGGGKRDVHSFEYYDRENGIAVYTAPSVKKDEHYLYFDPIDQLGPEAQARWKDQAKIAAMISEAKKKAGVI from the coding sequence ATGCAAACCGCCGAAAACGCCCCCAAGGTCTACTCCGAGGAGTCCGTTCCTCACCTCAAGCCCCCCGCCCCGGCCGAGGCCTTCGCCCACCGCAACGTCCGCCAGGGCGAGTTCTGGCGCGAGATCCCGGCCTACCGCGACGTGGACGAGGCCACCTTCCTCAGCCACCTGTGGCAGGGCAAGCACTCCATCACGACCGTCGAGAAGCTGATCGAGACCATCCAGGAGCTGGCCCCGGCCGACTTCGTCGAGGACGCTCGCGCCGGCTTCGCCAAGGCCCCCATGTCGGTGCGCGTCTCGCCCTACATGCTCGCGCTCATCGACTGGAAGGATCCCTACAAGGACCCGATCCGCACCCAGTTCCTGCCGCTCGGCTCGCGCCTGATGCCTGACCATCCCGAGCTCACGCTCGACTCGCTGCACGAGCAGGAGGACGCCCCCACCCCGGGCCTGACGCACCGCTACCACGACAAGGCACTGTTCCTGCCCCTCGACATCTGCCCGGTCTACTGCCGCTTCTGCACCCGCTCCTACGCGGTCGGCATGAACACCGAGGAGGTCGAGAAGGTCCAGCTCTCGCCGAGCGCCGCGCGCTGGGCCAAGGCGTTCCAGTACATCTCTGAGCGCCCCGAGCTCGAGGACATCGTCATCTCCGGCGGCGACACCTACCAGCTGTCGGCCAAGAACATCCGCCTGATCGGCGAGACCCTGGTCAACATGCCCAACGTCCGTCGCATGCGCTTCGCGACCAAGGGCCCGGCCGTCATGCCGATGAAGATCATCTCGGACACCGAGTGGTTCAACGCCATCTGCGACGTGGCCGACATGGGCCGCAAGATGGGCAAGGAGGTCGTCCTCCACACCCACTTCAACCACCCCAACGAGATCACCTGGATCACCGAGAAGGCGATGCGGATGTTCTTCGAGCGCGGCGTCTACGTCCGCAACCAGACGGTGCTGCAGCGCGGCGTCAACGACACCAAGGAGACCATGCAGCTGCTGGTCAAGCGCCTCGGCCACATCAACGTGCACCCCTACTACGTCTACATGCACGACATGGTCAAGGGCGTCGAGGACCTGCGCACCACCATCCAGACCGCCCTCGACATCGAGAAGTGGGTCCGCGGCTCGACGGCCGGCTTCAACACGCCGACCTTCGTCTGCGACGCCCCCGGCGGCGGCGGCAAGCGCGACGTGCACAGCTTCGAGTACTACGACCGCGAGAACGGCATCGCCGTCTACACGGCGCCGAGCGTCAAGAAGGACGAGCACTACCTCTACTTCGATCCCATCGACCAGCTCGGCCCCGAGGCCCAGGCCCGCTGGAAGGACCAGGCCAAGATCGCGGCCATGATTTCCGAGGCCAAGAAGAAGGCCGGCGTCATCTAG
- a CDS encoding PAS domain-containing sensor histidine kinase translates to MQHPEPTPFTVEHETCEQTLARFKAMFDNTVHLLGLLDPQGHMLEANRAVLASIGWAGEAIFGRPLWESPLFSHDPALQRQLKEGIKQAAAGHPVRFEADHPRPDGSWFRVDFSLSPVKDAAGTVRYLVPEGRDITEKHRMSLELAEANARLRAQKELIEAEAERRAKAHAESESRFRAIFDQTFQFIGILDATGHVLEINRTALESVGVRLEQIKGKPFHETPWWTHSPSAQARLKQAIAVAAAGGFDRFESTHPLADGRTIEVDFSIKPFKDESGEVVMLIPEGRDITVRKELEAELRAQFEQLKALDMLKNNFVNAVTHELRTPLATIVGYSEFLEDEIGGPLGRDQKAYVEEIIRAAGRLEHLVNDLLDFARMDAGTFRLNTAPLDLRDQIARAVRSLRPQAQDHGVSIRMELPAQALTVSVDPLRIAQVLSNLLHNALKFAPRGTEVRVTAIREGDFARCAIADRGEGIPLSEQPRLFQRFQQLTAGLREGKGSGLGLSISKALIEAHGGRIWAESEPGAGSTFSFELPVAPDSAAIAQDVAGTGR, encoded by the coding sequence ATGCAGCATCCCGAACCCACACCCTTCACCGTCGAACACGAGACTTGCGAGCAGACCCTTGCGCGCTTCAAGGCGATGTTCGACAACACGGTGCATCTGCTGGGCCTCCTGGACCCGCAGGGCCACATGCTCGAGGCGAACCGAGCGGTGCTCGCGTCGATCGGCTGGGCCGGCGAGGCGATATTCGGTCGCCCCCTGTGGGAATCTCCCTTGTTCTCCCATGACCCGGCCCTCCAGCGACAGCTGAAGGAAGGGATCAAGCAAGCAGCCGCGGGCCACCCGGTCCGCTTCGAGGCCGACCACCCACGCCCCGACGGCAGCTGGTTCAGGGTCGACTTCTCGCTCTCCCCGGTCAAGGACGCTGCCGGCACCGTCCGGTACCTGGTGCCCGAGGGCCGCGACATCACCGAGAAGCACCGCATGAGCCTGGAGCTCGCCGAGGCGAACGCCCGGCTCAGGGCCCAGAAGGAGCTGATCGAGGCAGAGGCCGAACGCCGGGCAAAAGCCCATGCCGAGAGCGAGTCTCGCTTCCGGGCCATCTTCGACCAGACCTTCCAGTTCATCGGCATCCTGGACGCGACCGGCCACGTCCTCGAGATCAACCGGACCGCCCTCGAATCGGTGGGGGTCCGCCTCGAGCAGATCAAGGGCAAGCCCTTCCACGAGACGCCCTGGTGGACTCACTCGCCGAGTGCGCAGGCTCGCCTTAAGCAAGCGATCGCCGTCGCGGCAGCCGGCGGCTTCGATCGCTTCGAGTCGACGCATCCTCTCGCCGACGGCAGGACCATCGAGGTGGACTTCTCGATCAAGCCCTTCAAGGACGAGTCGGGCGAGGTGGTCATGCTGATCCCGGAAGGGCGGGACATCACGGTGAGAAAAGAGCTCGAAGCCGAACTCCGCGCCCAGTTCGAGCAGCTCAAGGCCCTGGACATGCTCAAGAACAATTTCGTGAACGCCGTGACCCACGAGCTCAGGACCCCGCTCGCGACCATCGTCGGGTACTCCGAGTTTTTGGAGGACGAGATCGGCGGCCCTCTCGGCCGCGATCAGAAGGCCTACGTCGAGGAGATCATCCGAGCGGCCGGGCGGCTCGAGCACCTGGTCAACGACCTGCTCGACTTCGCCCGGATGGACGCCGGGACCTTCCGCCTCAACACGGCGCCGCTCGACCTGCGCGACCAGATCGCAAGGGCCGTCCGGAGCCTTCGCCCGCAAGCCCAGGATCACGGCGTGAGCATCCGGATGGAGCTGCCCGCCCAGGCGCTGACGGTGAGCGTCGACCCTCTTCGCATCGCCCAGGTCCTCTCGAACCTGCTGCACAACGCGCTCAAGTTCGCGCCTCGCGGGACCGAGGTGCGCGTGACGGCGATCCGCGAGGGCGATTTTGCACGCTGCGCGATCGCGGACCGCGGCGAGGGCATCCCGCTGAGCGAGCAACCAAGGCTTTTCCAGCGCTTCCAGCAGCTCACGGCGGGCCTGCGCGAGGGCAAGGGCAGCGGCCTGGGCCTGAGCATCAGCAAGGCGCTGATCGAGGCCCACGGCGGGAGGATCTGGGCCGAGAGCGAACCCGGGGCGGGCAGCACGTTCTCGTTCGAGCTCCCCGTCGCCCCCGACTCCGCGGCGATCGCTCAAGACGTGGCGGGCACCGGGCGCTGA
- a CDS encoding glutaredoxin domain-containing protein, whose protein sequence is MADRIIVYSQEGCPPCHAVKEYLTRKGVPFVNMDIGRDVSARSEFLRKGYRGTPVIVVGGETIVGFDRARLDGALARLSSPAEKNPVEIVW, encoded by the coding sequence ATGGCCGATCGGATCATCGTATACTCGCAAGAAGGCTGCCCGCCGTGCCACGCGGTCAAGGAGTACCTGACGCGCAAGGGCGTCCCGTTCGTGAACATGGACATCGGCCGCGACGTCTCGGCTCGCAGCGAGTTCCTGCGCAAGGGCTACCGGGGGACGCCCGTCATCGTCGTCGGCGGCGAAACCATCGTGGGGTTCGACCGTGCGCGACTGGATGGGGCCCTGGCGCGGCTCTCATCGCCAGCCGAAAAGAACCCCGTCGAGATCGTCTGGTGA
- a CDS encoding enoyl-CoA hydratase/isomerase family protein: MPTRILEARRDGVVTLVLEGDNGLNILHRETLEALRQTLLRLSQQAGISALVLTGAGDRAFSAGANLNEVAELTPAAALDFSHLGQGVTSLLADFPAPVIAALNGLAYGGGLELALACDLRLSAPHARFCYPSSKLGILPGFGGTQRCPGVIGTARTKELLYLGRVIDAGCAERWGLVNAVAEDVRAEAERWATDLSERDAYALRQAKETIGMTERADFFFEQEAFANCFRQPGIRDRLRAWEEAKR; this comes from the coding sequence ATGCCGACCCGCATCCTCGAAGCGCGCCGCGACGGCGTGGTGACCCTCGTCCTGGAAGGGGATAACGGCCTCAACATCCTGCACCGGGAGACCCTGGAGGCGCTGCGTCAGACGCTCCTGCGCCTGTCCCAGCAGGCGGGAATCTCGGCGCTGGTCCTCACGGGCGCCGGCGATCGCGCCTTCAGCGCCGGGGCGAACCTCAACGAGGTCGCCGAGCTCACCCCGGCGGCCGCCCTGGACTTCTCGCACCTGGGCCAGGGCGTGACCTCCTTGCTCGCCGACTTCCCCGCGCCCGTGATCGCCGCCCTCAACGGCCTGGCCTACGGCGGCGGCCTGGAGCTCGCGCTCGCCTGCGACCTGCGCCTTTCGGCCCCCCACGCGCGCTTCTGCTACCCTTCGAGCAAGCTCGGGATCCTTCCCGGCTTCGGGGGCACCCAGCGCTGTCCCGGCGTCATCGGCACCGCCCGCACCAAGGAGCTCTTGTACCTGGGGCGGGTCATCGACGCCGGCTGCGCCGAGCGCTGGGGGCTGGTCAACGCGGTGGCCGAGGACGTGCGCGCCGAGGCCGAGCGCTGGGCGACGGATCTCTCGGAGCGCGACGCCTACGCCCTTCGCCAGGCCAAGGAGACCATCGGCATGACCGAGCGGGCGGATTTCTTCTTCGAGCAGGAGGCCTTCGCCAACTGCTTCCGCCAGCCGGGCATCCGCGATCGCCTGCGGGCCTGGGAAGAGGCGAAGCGCTAG
- a CDS encoding nucleotide pyrophosphohydrolase — translation MDLKELTERMHDFVRTKGWYERESKRPQTPSNLAKSLVIESAEVLEHFQWSEAADPEALGDELADVLLYLMQLADVAGVDLEAATLAKLARNRDRNW, via the coding sequence ATGGATCTCAAGGAGCTGACCGAGCGGATGCACGACTTCGTCCGCACCAAGGGCTGGTACGAAAGGGAGTCGAAGCGTCCTCAGACCCCTTCCAACCTTGCCAAGTCGCTGGTCATCGAGTCGGCCGAGGTGCTCGAGCACTTCCAGTGGAGCGAAGCGGCCGATCCCGAGGCGCTCGGCGACGAGCTCGCCGACGTCCTGCTCTACCTCATGCAGCTCGCGGACGTGGCCGGGGTCGATCTCGAGGCCGCGACCCTCGCCAAGCTCGCCAGGAACCGCGATCGCAACTGGTAG